Proteins from a genomic interval of Alteromonas macleodii ATCC 27126:
- a CDS encoding ABCB family ABC transporter ATP-binding protein/permease yields the protein MRKNRFPTNVDEPVKWHVLSQLWPYLLEFKHRVFLALLCLVAAKLASIGLPYVLKYTVDSLNGDLTTLALAVPISLIVAYGTLRLLNVLLGEVRDTLFGRVTERAMRRLGLKVFKHLHNLDLGFHLNRRTGGLSRDIERGTNGVSFLMRFMVFNIVPTLLEITLVVGLLLFQFGVSFALIIVVSVVAYIGFSMKATDWRTRFVTQMNEADSTTNSRAVDSLLNFETVKYFNNESFEANRYDTDLAAWEKARRKNRLSLFALNGGQAAIIAIAMTSMMANAAFGVMNGEMTIGDFVLINAFTMQIFMPLNFLGFVYREIRGSLANIDKLFDLLAQTPAIKDAHDATELTCANPALRFNNVHFAYTEKRQILNGLSFDVPPGSKVAVVGESGAGKSTLMKLLFRFYEPQQGDITINGKDITSVTQQSLRSHIGIVPQDTVLFNTTLLENIRYGNPDASDEDIKQVIKLAHLEAFVESLPEKLDTTVGERGLKLSGGEKQRVSIARALLKGAPIMIFDEATSSLDSTSERAILAALRDAAKGHTSLVIAHRLSTIVDADKILVLKNGTIVEEGTHTYLLEQGGEYAALWQAQQREDEDLNENPKTKGSQ from the coding sequence ATGAGAAAAAACCGTTTTCCTACCAATGTCGACGAACCTGTTAAATGGCACGTTCTCTCACAGCTTTGGCCTTATCTCCTAGAGTTCAAGCACCGTGTATTTCTTGCTCTACTCTGCCTAGTAGCAGCAAAACTTGCCAGTATCGGCCTACCCTATGTATTGAAATACACTGTCGATAGCTTAAATGGCGACCTAACCACGCTTGCATTAGCGGTACCTATCAGCCTTATCGTTGCCTACGGAACACTGCGTTTACTGAATGTTTTGCTCGGCGAAGTACGCGACACGCTATTTGGACGAGTTACAGAGCGTGCCATGCGCCGCCTTGGACTAAAAGTCTTCAAACATTTGCACAACTTAGACTTGGGCTTTCATTTAAATCGACGCACAGGCGGATTGTCACGAGATATAGAGCGCGGTACCAACGGCGTAAGCTTCCTCATGCGTTTTATGGTGTTTAATATTGTTCCTACCCTATTAGAGATCACTCTTGTTGTAGGCTTACTCTTGTTTCAGTTTGGCGTATCTTTCGCGTTAATTATTGTAGTTAGCGTGGTGGCTTACATTGGCTTTTCGATGAAAGCCACGGATTGGCGCACTCGCTTTGTTACTCAGATGAATGAAGCTGACTCGACCACCAATTCCCGGGCGGTAGACAGCCTGCTAAATTTTGAAACCGTTAAATACTTTAACAACGAATCCTTTGAAGCCAATCGCTACGACACGGATTTAGCTGCATGGGAAAAGGCACGAAGAAAAAACCGCTTGTCGCTATTTGCATTGAATGGCGGCCAAGCTGCCATTATCGCTATCGCCATGACATCTATGATGGCAAACGCTGCCTTTGGCGTCATGAATGGCGAGATGACCATAGGTGACTTTGTATTGATAAACGCCTTCACCATGCAAATTTTTATGCCCTTAAACTTCTTGGGGTTTGTGTACCGTGAAATTCGAGGGAGCCTTGCGAATATCGATAAACTGTTTGACCTTCTCGCCCAAACTCCGGCCATAAAAGATGCCCACGACGCTACGGAATTAACCTGTGCGAACCCCGCACTGCGATTTAACAATGTCCATTTTGCATATACTGAGAAACGACAAATACTTAACGGCTTAAGCTTTGATGTACCGCCAGGCTCAAAAGTAGCGGTAGTGGGTGAAAGCGGCGCGGGAAAATCAACGCTGATGAAACTACTCTTTCGGTTTTATGAGCCTCAACAGGGCGACATCACGATAAATGGAAAAGACATCACATCGGTTACGCAACAAAGTCTGCGTTCACATATCGGCATTGTCCCTCAGGATACGGTGCTGTTTAACACTACCTTGCTGGAGAACATTCGCTACGGTAACCCTGACGCCAGCGATGAAGACATTAAACAAGTTATCAAACTCGCGCATCTTGAAGCATTTGTAGAAAGCCTACCTGAAAAGCTAGACACAACGGTAGGTGAGCGAGGCCTAAAACTTTCTGGTGGCGAAAAGCAGCGCGTTTCTATCGCAAGGGCCTTACTTAAAGGCGCGCCAATCATGATTTTTGATGAAGCCACCAGCTCGTTAGACAGCACGTCAGAACGCGCGATATTAGCGGCCCTTCGCGACGCTGCTAAAGGACACACCAGCTTAGTCATCGCCCATAGACTGTCCACAATTGTTGATGCCGACAAGATCCTTGTACTTAAAAACGGTACCATTGTAGAGGAAGGGACACACACTTATTTGCTTGAGCAAGGTGGTGAATACGCAGCACTATGGCAAGCACAACAACGTGAAGATGAAGACCTCAACGAAAATCCCAAGACAAAAGGTAGTCAGTGA
- a CDS encoding TrkH family potassium uptake protein: MNRWDPGYRPIERSPRGINKIQVGPPLILSLSFVAVIFLGTVILKLPMMTHEPISWIQSLFTSTSAVTVTGLVVVDTGSVFTTAGQAVIAVLIQLGGLGLMTFAIVTLIALGSKISFLQQSAVKEAFNQTDLSTLVSTAKSVLIFAFFVELVGFCILSAYWMQEKGVSEALFHAFFYTISAFNNAGFALSGDSLSAYVGDPIINITISALFIIGGLGFSVWIELHKKRRWQRISVYAKTMILGTLIVNVTAFLLIFVIESDNPATLANLDTQSALWASWFQAVTPRTAGFNTLDIASLEDPTTALMLLLMFIGGGSMSTASGIKLMTFIVLIIAAYNYIQRGAAPRLFGRTISNDTISKALALTMISIGITWIAIFLLLMSEKADFLDIVFEAVSALGTVGLSRGLTGELSNSGEWIIILLMYAGRLGPLTLAYFIASPRISRIKYPEAKLAIG, from the coding sequence ATGAACAGATGGGATCCTGGCTATAGACCTATAGAGCGCTCGCCTAGAGGTATCAATAAAATTCAGGTAGGGCCGCCTCTTATTCTCTCTCTAAGCTTTGTGGCGGTGATTTTCTTAGGCACCGTTATCCTAAAATTACCAATGATGACTCATGAGCCCATCTCGTGGATCCAAAGCCTATTTACTTCCACATCGGCGGTGACAGTAACGGGTCTTGTGGTTGTCGATACCGGATCTGTTTTTACAACTGCTGGACAAGCGGTGATTGCGGTTTTAATTCAGCTGGGGGGCTTAGGGTTGATGACGTTTGCCATCGTCACGCTCATTGCCTTAGGAAGTAAAATAAGTTTCTTGCAGCAATCGGCAGTGAAGGAGGCGTTTAATCAAACAGATTTATCAACACTTGTATCTACAGCAAAGTCGGTACTGATTTTTGCCTTCTTCGTTGAGTTAGTGGGTTTTTGTATTCTGTCGGCCTACTGGATGCAGGAAAAAGGAGTAAGTGAAGCGTTATTTCACGCGTTTTTTTACACCATCTCTGCGTTCAACAACGCAGGATTTGCACTTAGTGGGGATAGTCTTTCCGCCTATGTGGGAGACCCGATTATCAACATCACTATTTCTGCATTATTTATTATTGGTGGTCTCGGGTTTTCCGTTTGGATAGAGCTTCATAAAAAGCGCAGATGGCAACGTATCTCTGTGTATGCCAAGACAATGATATTGGGTACGCTAATTGTCAATGTAACCGCCTTTTTGCTTATCTTTGTTATTGAAAGTGATAATCCTGCAACCTTGGCGAACCTCGATACTCAAAGCGCATTATGGGCATCTTGGTTTCAAGCCGTTACTCCAAGAACAGCCGGCTTTAATACGCTGGATATAGCATCGTTAGAAGATCCAACGACAGCATTAATGTTGTTGTTAATGTTTATCGGCGGGGGCTCAATGAGTACCGCAAGCGGTATAAAACTGATGACTTTCATCGTTTTGATCATTGCCGCATACAACTATATTCAGCGGGGAGCTGCACCACGACTCTTTGGCAGAACAATTTCAAATGACACTATCAGCAAAGCGCTAGCGCTTACGATGATTTCCATAGGTATTACGTGGATAGCTATTTTTCTTTTATTAATGTCAGAAAAAGCTGACTTTTTGGATATCGTGTTCGAAGCGGTTTCTGCTCTTGGGACCGTGGGTCTTTCCAGAGGGCTAACTGGCGAGCTGTCAAACAGTGGTGAGTGGATCATTATCTTACTGATGTACGCGGGTAGATTAGGGCCTTTGACATTGGCTTATTTTATTGCCAGCCCTCGAATAAGCCGCATTAAATACCCAGAAGCTAAACTAGCAATTGGTTAA
- a CDS encoding DUF3820 family protein: MDPTLIKAAINQVMPFGKYAGRRLFHLPEPYLVWFHKQGFPENKLGEQLALMYEIKLNGLESVVEPLLNDD; the protein is encoded by the coding sequence ATGGACCCAACGCTTATCAAAGCCGCTATTAACCAAGTGATGCCCTTTGGCAAATACGCTGGAAGACGCCTATTTCATTTACCTGAACCCTATTTGGTCTGGTTTCACAAGCAAGGCTTTCCAGAAAACAAGCTTGGTGAACAGCTCGCTTTAATGTATGAAATTAAGCTAAACGGCTTAGAGTCTGTTGTAGAACCGCTATTAAATGACGACTAG
- the moaA gene encoding GTP 3',8-cyclase MoaA, producing MLEDSFGRQFHYLRLSVTEACNFRCQYCLPDGYEGPTSDQFMTLNEIDTLLKAFAKLGTSKVRLTGGEPTLRRDFLDILRLTSNTPGIERVAMTTHGARMEKFAHQWKEAGLHQVNVSIDSLDPRQFAAITGQDKLKAVLRGLDAAIDAGLDVKVNSVLLNDFSDSRLHRFLAWLKDMPVTLRFIELMETGDLNQFFNKQHQSGTPLKSTLLEMGWQPLLRRKDAGPAQEFYHPDYAGKIGLIMPYSKDFCKTCNRLRVSAPGKLHLCLFSENGIDMRHLLATGNVDEVVAFLQDVLGQKHETHYLHEGKTGATKHLAMLGG from the coding sequence TTGTTAGAAGATAGTTTCGGTAGACAGTTTCATTATTTACGTTTGTCAGTGACCGAAGCGTGCAACTTTCGTTGTCAGTACTGTTTGCCAGACGGATATGAAGGCCCGACGAGCGATCAGTTTATGACGCTAAACGAAATTGATACCTTGCTCAAAGCGTTCGCTAAGCTAGGTACGTCGAAAGTGCGCCTAACAGGCGGCGAACCAACGCTGCGAAGAGACTTTCTTGATATTTTACGGCTAACAAGTAATACGCCTGGTATCGAACGTGTAGCGATGACAACACATGGAGCGCGAATGGAAAAGTTTGCGCATCAGTGGAAAGAAGCAGGGTTACACCAAGTAAATGTAAGTATTGACAGTTTAGATCCCCGTCAGTTTGCCGCTATAACAGGACAAGACAAGCTTAAAGCTGTACTTCGAGGGTTAGACGCAGCGATTGATGCCGGCTTAGACGTGAAAGTGAACTCTGTCTTACTCAACGATTTTTCAGATAGCCGTCTTCATAGGTTTCTTGCTTGGCTAAAAGATATGCCAGTAACGCTCCGGTTTATAGAACTAATGGAGACAGGCGACTTAAATCAGTTTTTCAATAAGCAACATCAAAGTGGTACGCCGCTAAAAAGTACGTTGTTAGAAATGGGCTGGCAGCCTTTGTTGCGTAGAAAAGATGCGGGGCCAGCGCAAGAGTTTTACCACCCTGACTATGCCGGTAAAATTGGCTTAATCATGCCTTACAGCAAAGATTTTTGTAAAACTTGTAATCGACTACGTGTTTCTGCCCCAGGAAAGCTACACCTATGCTTGTTTAGTGAAAACGGAATAGACATGAGACATCTTCTTGCCACTGGAAATGTGGATGAAGTGGTCGCTTTTTTACAAGATGTGCTCGGTCAAAAACACGAAACACACTATTTGCATGAAGGTAAAACAGGGGCAACCAAGCACCTTGCCATGCTGGGAGGCTA